Proteins co-encoded in one Cellulosilyticum sp. I15G10I2 genomic window:
- the cobK gene encoding precorrin-6A reductase, translating to MILVLGGTSDSLLICDYLNKMGVNYKVTVTTEYGKTLALQSTSNVLVGALDLQSMSHLILKDNVHTIIDATHPYAIEVSKTAIEVAKKTDTYYVRYERESLLEKVSYDKLYVVQSIQEACEAALSIGNRIFLSTGSKNLESFWKKLTNKTLIARVLPTSDVLKMCENIGFNADQIVAMKGPFSKVMNEATYSAYEIDLVITKESGQEGGFLEKIEACKSLDIPVVVIQRATLTYPYVVHHIEDILKR from the coding sequence ATGATTTTAGTTTTAGGAGGTACCTCTGACAGCCTTTTAATCTGCGACTATTTGAATAAGATGGGTGTAAACTATAAGGTAACTGTCACAACAGAATATGGTAAAACACTAGCACTTCAATCTACGTCTAATGTCCTAGTGGGAGCTCTAGATTTGCAAAGTATGAGTCATTTAATCTTAAAAGATAACGTTCATACCATTATTGACGCAACGCATCCCTATGCCATAGAAGTTTCTAAAACAGCAATTGAGGTAGCCAAGAAGACTGATACATATTATGTGCGCTATGAGAGGGAATCTCTTCTAGAAAAGGTAAGCTATGATAAGCTTTACGTTGTACAAAGTATTCAAGAAGCTTGTGAGGCGGCATTATCAATAGGGAATCGTATTTTTCTAAGTACGGGCAGTAAAAATTTAGAGTCATTTTGGAAGAAATTAACTAATAAAACTTTAATAGCAAGAGTATTGCCAACCAGTGATGTCCTTAAAATGTGTGAAAATATTGGGTTTAATGCAGATCAAATAGTAGCAATGAAAGGTCCTTTTAGTAAGGTTATGAATGAAGCTACGTACAGCGCGTATGAGATAGATTTAGTCATTACAAAAGAAAGCGGCCAAGAGGGAGGCTTTTTAGAAAAAATAGAAGCTTGCAAAAGTTTAGACATTCCTGTGGTTGTAATTCAAAGAGCAACACTTACTTACCCTTATGTGGTACATCATATAGAAGATATTTTAAAAAGATAG
- the cobJ gene encoding precorrin-3B C(17)-methyltransferase, which translates to MIYVIGIGPGAKETMTLQAISALEEAEVIVGYKTYINLIEAFIADKEVIKNGMRQEIDRCKLAVECAKQGKKVAVISSGDSGIYGMAGLVLELVTKENEDIPVKVIPGITASIGGASLLGAPIMHDFCHISLSDLLTPWDVIEKRLRLAAEADFVICLYNPRSKGRSGHLEKAFRIMAEFKGPDTPVGILKDVGRPEESKTIVTYQNMDYESVDMTTIVIIGNKSTFIHNDYMITPRGYEV; encoded by the coding sequence ATGATCTACGTAATAGGAATAGGGCCAGGAGCAAAAGAAACAATGACACTGCAGGCTATCTCGGCATTAGAAGAAGCTGAGGTTATTGTCGGTTATAAAACGTATATCAACTTGATAGAAGCATTTATAGCTGATAAAGAAGTTATAAAAAATGGCATGCGTCAAGAAATAGATAGATGTAAACTCGCAGTAGAGTGCGCTAAACAAGGTAAAAAAGTCGCAGTGATCAGCAGTGGAGATAGTGGGATCTATGGAATGGCAGGTCTAGTTTTAGAACTTGTTACAAAAGAAAATGAAGATATTCCTGTAAAGGTTATACCTGGTATTACAGCCAGTATAGGAGGGGCAAGCCTGCTTGGGGCACCTATTATGCATGACTTTTGCCATATTAGCTTAAGTGATCTTTTGACACCTTGGGATGTCATTGAAAAAAGATTAAGACTTGCGGCAGAAGCGGATTTTGTAATCTGTCTTTATAATCCAAGGAGTAAAGGCAGAAGCGGACACCTGGAAAAAGCTTTTCGTATCATGGCAGAGTTTAAAGGACCAGATACACCAGTAGGTATTTTAAAAGATGTCGGAAGACCAGAAGAGTCAAAAACAATTGTTACGTATCAAAATATGGATTACGAAAGTGTGGATATGACAACCATAGTGATTATTGGCAATAAGTCTACTTTTATTCATAACGATTATATGATTACGCCAAGAGGGTATGAAGTATGA
- the cbiG gene encoding cobalt-precorrin 5A hydrolase, which translates to MIRILSMNTDSKIALITVTKKAKELAKVIKLKLGAGDIYTTSKLCEKGTIEISPSLSEMTGELFKQYDTLIFIMATGIVVRMIAPYLQDKFKDPAILVIDEEAKNVISLLSGHIGGANQMTHKLSSLLDANPVITTSTDVNSKAALDNIAKSIDGYIEHFRETVKDINYRLVHEGKIGLYQEEDYRLDTRGFTLLDSLENLEALEKVIYITHKKRIDSPSDKIIKLIPRNLVIGIGCRKDTNKQLLEDSVNHFLEHYNIDTHAIKCLASIDVKAHEKAIIKLAEKLELPFEIVSRAEIEKIEHLFEKSEFVKKNIGVYSVAEPVAYLLSGGNLWIKKHKYQGITFAIGRIKL; encoded by the coding sequence ATGATAAGGATTTTGTCCATGAATACAGACTCTAAAATAGCTTTAATCACCGTTACTAAAAAGGCGAAGGAACTGGCTAAAGTTATTAAATTAAAACTAGGTGCTGGAGATATCTATACAACTTCTAAGCTTTGCGAAAAAGGAACTATTGAAATTAGCCCGTCCTTAAGTGAGATGACAGGTGAACTTTTTAAGCAATATGATACACTTATTTTCATTATGGCAACAGGGATCGTGGTACGTATGATAGCACCCTATTTGCAAGATAAATTTAAAGACCCAGCGATACTTGTAATAGATGAAGAGGCAAAAAATGTGATCAGCCTTTTAAGCGGACATATAGGAGGCGCCAATCAAATGACGCATAAACTCAGCAGCCTCCTAGATGCTAATCCAGTTATTACAACTTCTACAGATGTGAACAGTAAGGCTGCTTTAGATAATATAGCAAAAAGTATAGATGGCTATATAGAGCATTTTAGAGAAACTGTTAAAGACATTAACTATAGGCTGGTACACGAGGGGAAAATTGGGTTGTATCAAGAAGAAGACTATCGGCTTGACACAAGAGGATTCACATTACTAGACAGCTTAGAAAACCTAGAAGCACTCGAAAAAGTTATCTATATTACCCATAAAAAGAGGATAGACTCTCCATCAGATAAGATTATCAAGCTTATTCCAAGAAATTTAGTCATTGGGATTGGCTGCAGAAAAGATACAAACAAGCAGCTGCTAGAAGATAGCGTTAATCACTTCTTAGAACACTATAATATAGATACACATGCTATTAAGTGTTTAGCCAGTATAGATGTTAAAGCCCATGAGAAGGCTATTATTAAGTTAGCCGAGAAATTAGAGTTGCCTTTTGAAATTGTATCTCGAGCAGAAATAGAAAAGATAGAGCATCTTTTTGAAAAGTCAGAGTTTGTTAAGAAAAATATCGGCGTATATAGTGTAGCAGAGCCCGTAGCTTATCTATTAAGCGGGGGTAACTTATGGATCAAAAAGCATAAATATCAAGGAATCACTTTTGCAATAGGGAGGATAAAATTATGA
- a CDS encoding cobalt-precorrin-4 methyltransferase, whose amino-acid sequence MNKIHFVGAGPGDKELITLKGYKQLSEADVVIYAGSLVNKELLEYCKEGCEIHDSASMDLGEIIRVMKKGIDENKKVVRLQTGDFSIYGSIREQVEELHKLQIEYDCTPGVSSFLGAASALGVEYTVPEISQSVIITRAEGRTPVPPKESLQAFAQHQTSMVIFLSVQMIGKVVDQLTEGGYPEDTDIAVVYKATWKDEKIVKGTLKDIESKVKANDIQKTALIMVGKFLGSEYNNSKLYDKDFVHEYRL is encoded by the coding sequence ATGAATAAAATACATTTTGTTGGGGCAGGACCTGGAGATAAAGAGCTTATTACTTTAAAAGGATATAAGCAGCTAAGTGAAGCTGATGTTGTGATTTATGCAGGGTCACTTGTTAATAAAGAGCTTCTCGAATACTGCAAAGAAGGCTGTGAGATTCATGACAGTGCCAGTATGGATCTTGGTGAAATTATTCGAGTGATGAAAAAAGGAATTGATGAAAATAAAAAAGTTGTAAGGCTCCAAACGGGAGATTTTTCAATTTATGGCTCCATTAGAGAACAAGTAGAAGAACTTCATAAATTGCAAATCGAGTATGACTGTACCCCGGGTGTAAGCTCCTTTTTAGGCGCAGCATCAGCACTGGGAGTTGAATATACGGTGCCGGAGATTTCACAAAGTGTTATTATTACAAGAGCAGAAGGCAGAACGCCGGTGCCCCCTAAAGAATCTTTACAAGCCTTTGCCCAGCACCAAACTTCTATGGTTATCTTTTTATCTGTACAAATGATAGGGAAGGTGGTTGATCAGCTTACAGAAGGCGGTTATCCGGAAGATACAGATATTGCGGTAGTCTATAAAGCGACGTGGAAAGATGAAAAAATCGTTAAGGGAACCTTAAAAGATATTGAGAGCAAAGTTAAAGCAAATGATATCCAGAAAACTGCGCTTATTATGGTAGGAAAATTTCTAGGCAGTGAGTATAACAACTCTAAGCTTTATGATAAGGATTTTGTCCATGAATACAGACTCTAA
- a CDS encoding decarboxylating cobalt-precorrin-6B (C(15))-methyltransferase yields the protein MKNSDFITGAVPITKEEVRAIALNKLELKNKKRFLDVGAGTGSISIEAAATYDQLEVIAIEHYDEAIRLIQNNKEKFELKNIKVIQGRAPIELPGKADAIFIGGSDGSLKEIIEWSYDLLNEGGSLVANFLLLDNFYEALHLLKESPFVNVEATMLSICKLQTLGKGEYFKPFNPIYLLSCNKERKNYE from the coding sequence ATGAAAAATAGTGATTTTATTACTGGAGCAGTCCCTATAACAAAAGAAGAGGTAAGAGCGATAGCTCTTAATAAGCTTGAACTTAAAAATAAGAAGAGATTTTTAGATGTTGGAGCTGGAACTGGAAGTATCAGCATAGAAGCAGCAGCTACTTACGATCAGCTGGAAGTGATAGCGATAGAGCATTACGATGAAGCGATCAGGCTTATTCAAAATAATAAAGAGAAATTTGAACTAAAAAATATAAAAGTGATACAAGGTCGTGCCCCTATAGAATTACCTGGAAAGGCAGATGCTATTTTTATAGGAGGCAGTGATGGCAGTCTTAAAGAAATTATTGAATGGAGCTACGACTTATTAAATGAAGGGGGAAGCTTAGTTGCGAACTTCTTACTCTTAGATAATTTTTATGAAGCTTTGCATTTACTAAAAGAAAGTCCCTTTGTAAATGTTGAAGCGACGATGCTGAGTATATGTAAGCTTCAAACGTTAGGTAAGGGTGAATATTTTAAACCCTTCAATCCCATTTATCTATTATCTTGTAATAAGGAGCGTAAAAACTATGAATAA
- a CDS encoding cobalt-precorrin-7 (C(5))-methyltransferase: MIYVIGIGPGDQDYLTQAGAQIINGAEIVIGAKRNLESIKDFKGLKLEMGSNLEELVIYLKANTDKKIALLASGDPLIYGIGKYLSERIPHTQLNIVPGISAVQYMFSRIPLDMNDLYITSSHGKKPDFDRVLSYPKVAMVTDHLVGPSQIAQEILRRNLKKVVIVGENLTYSNEKITPFKPEELTDEIKFDRNVVVILDEK; the protein is encoded by the coding sequence ATGATTTATGTTATAGGCATTGGGCCAGGAGATCAGGATTATCTTACTCAGGCTGGTGCACAGATTATAAACGGGGCAGAGATAGTGATAGGGGCCAAAAGAAATCTAGAGAGTATCAAAGATTTTAAAGGTTTGAAATTAGAAATGGGTTCAAATCTTGAAGAATTGGTCATATATCTTAAGGCTAATACTGATAAAAAGATAGCTCTGCTCGCAAGCGGAGATCCTCTGATCTATGGCATTGGCAAGTATTTATCTGAGCGCATCCCACATACTCAGCTTAATATTGTACCAGGCATAAGTGCCGTTCAATATATGTTTTCTAGAATACCGCTTGATATGAATGATTTGTATATTACAAGCAGTCATGGAAAGAAGCCAGACTTTGATAGAGTGCTCTCATATCCTAAGGTAGCTATGGTAACAGATCATTTAGTAGGACCAAGTCAGATAGCTCAGGAAATCCTCAGAAGAAATCTAAAAAAAGTAGTGATAGTAGGGGAAAATCTTACTTATTCTAATGAAAAGATTACCCCTTTTAAGCCCGAAGAACTAACAGATGAAATCAAGTTTGATAGAAATGTTGTGGTGATTTTAGATGAAAAATAG
- the cbiD gene encoding cobalt-precorrin-5B (C(1))-methyltransferase CbiD: MTMEEFVYISGKKYRRGYTTGSCAAGAARAAAKILITQNKVETIEIDTPKGITLKLKVENVTIGEDYVTCAIQKDGGDDIDATHQAYIYATVKLNQLGELRIFGGTGVGVVTQKGLGLEVGGPAINKTPRDMILKEVAKILGDQQGADITIEVPDGEEIAKKTFNPRLGIVGGISIIGTTGIVEPMSDDGWKKSLSLELEMKKQQGINKVILVSGNHGERFAKEVLGLSPRYIVRTSNFIGYMLDEAKRIGYKDILLIGHLGKYVKLAAGIFNTHSHIADARSEILVANLALMGAPLEVLQKVSICLTTEEAMDIIDTNGYEDLYTIIATKCKKRVDLHLREEQIQTEVILFSLDGKLLGQSEQADKLKEVLR, translated from the coding sequence ATGACTATGGAAGAGTTCGTTTATATAAGCGGTAAAAAGTATAGAAGAGGTTATACAACAGGCTCTTGTGCAGCAGGAGCAGCAAGAGCAGCTGCCAAAATACTGATAACTCAAAATAAAGTTGAGACGATTGAAATAGATACACCAAAAGGCATTACGCTTAAGTTAAAGGTTGAAAACGTAACAATCGGAGAGGACTATGTAACCTGCGCGATTCAAAAAGATGGCGGAGATGATATAGATGCGACCCATCAGGCATACATCTATGCAACAGTTAAGCTTAATCAATTAGGAGAGCTTAGAATATTTGGAGGAACTGGAGTGGGGGTAGTTACTCAAAAAGGTCTGGGCCTAGAAGTCGGAGGACCAGCTATCAATAAAACCCCTAGAGACATGATTTTAAAAGAAGTGGCCAAGATTTTAGGAGATCAGCAAGGGGCAGATATTACGATAGAGGTGCCAGATGGCGAAGAAATAGCAAAAAAAACTTTTAATCCTCGCTTAGGTATAGTTGGGGGCATCTCCATCATAGGTACAACTGGCATAGTAGAACCCATGTCAGATGATGGATGGAAAAAGTCGCTTTCTTTGGAACTAGAAATGAAAAAGCAGCAGGGCATTAACAAAGTTATTTTAGTAAGTGGAAATCACGGAGAAAGATTTGCTAAAGAAGTGCTGGGGCTGAGTCCCAGATACATTGTCAGAACGAGTAACTTTATCGGGTATATGCTGGACGAGGCTAAGCGCATAGGTTACAAGGATATTCTCTTAATAGGACACTTAGGAAAATATGTTAAGCTTGCTGCAGGCATATTTAATACCCATAGCCATATAGCAGATGCAAGAAGTGAAATTTTAGTTGCAAATTTAGCCCTGATGGGCGCACCTCTTGAAGTGCTGCAAAAAGTAAGTATCTGTTTAACAACAGAAGAAGCTATGGATATTATAGATACTAATGGTTATGAGGACTTGTATACTATTATCGCAACTAAATGTAAAAAGCGTGTAGATCTTCACCTTAGAGAAGAACAGATTCAGACAGAAGTTATTCTATTTTCTCTTGATGGCAAGCTATTAGGACAGTCAGAACAAGCAGATAAGCTGAAGGAGGTGTTAAGATGA
- a CDS encoding cobalt-precorrin-8 methylmutase: protein MAYIKNPALIEQNSFEIIQGIIDEIRPSYVFKSEIEEKIIKRAIHTTADFEYLDILKISEQAVNAISEAIKNGATLYTDTQMALSGINKTKLKAFGCKSACYISEESVVKLAKEKEMTRSMAAVEIAAKEPGEKIFVIGNAPTALYKIIELTQKGELLPAAIVGVPVGFVGAAESKETLAQTNIPYILSQGRKGGSNLAAAIINAVLYAL, encoded by the coding sequence ATGGCGTATATTAAGAACCCAGCCCTTATTGAACAAAATAGCTTTGAGATTATTCAAGGCATTATTGATGAGATAAGACCTAGCTATGTATTTAAGAGTGAAATAGAAGAAAAAATCATTAAAAGAGCCATTCATACAACCGCTGATTTTGAGTACCTAGATATTCTTAAAATATCAGAGCAGGCAGTAAATGCTATTAGTGAAGCTATAAAAAATGGCGCAACCTTGTATACTGATACTCAGATGGCACTGAGCGGGATTAATAAAACAAAGCTTAAAGCCTTTGGGTGCAAGAGCGCATGTTATATAAGTGAGGAAAGTGTCGTAAAACTTGCAAAAGAAAAAGAGATGACAAGATCTATGGCTGCTGTAGAGATAGCGGCTAAAGAGCCAGGAGAAAAAATATTTGTTATTGGTAATGCGCCTACAGCTCTTTATAAAATTATAGAGCTTACACAAAAGGGGGAACTGCTGCCAGCAGCTATTGTAGGGGTTCCAGTTGGATTTGTTGGTGCTGCTGAATCAAAAGAAACCCTAGCACAAACAAATATTCCTTATATTTTATCACAAGGCAGAAAAGGCGGCAGTAATCTAGCAGCGGCTATTATCAATGCTGTACTTTATGCCCTATAG
- a CDS encoding cobyrinate a,c-diamide synthase encodes MKKLLIAGTNSGVGKTTLTLGIMKALKGKGLKVQPFKVGPDYIDTAYHTHITGSASRNLDGYMLQDDMLKYLFNKTSKDADVAIVEGVMGLYDGYGIDINCCSSSYISKLLKLPVILVIDAKAMAASGAAMVLGYKMLDPGVNLKGVIANNVKTPSHFKLVKDAVEKYTGVEVLGYFPPNPDFALPSRHLGLVPSQEMEELEEKLTHLGEEITKYIDIDRMLELCESEDVTTHFKPTLPRIKGKVLALAYDKAFNFYYEDNLELLEEIGLSIKKFSPLEDNELPVCDYIYIGGGFPEVFAKKLEQNKSMRSALKEAHHRGIPIYAECGGLMYLGERLKTLEGELFEMVGIFKGQSIMTKGLKRFGYCEGEAQLDTILSKVGTKIKGHEFHHSEFQTDEKEVYIMTKERDGKIVAQWSGGYSKGNTLATYLHLHFYSNLSALNHFLNDTEDLQTDRRNG; translated from the coding sequence ATGAAAAAACTATTAATTGCAGGTACGAATAGCGGTGTCGGAAAAACAACCTTAACGCTGGGGATTATGAAAGCACTCAAAGGCAAAGGTCTTAAAGTACAACCTTTTAAAGTAGGTCCTGATTATATAGATACAGCTTATCATACCCATATAACAGGAAGCGCCTCCAGAAATCTGGATGGCTATATGCTACAAGATGACATGCTTAAATACCTCTTCAATAAAACTTCCAAAGATGCGGATGTAGCTATTGTAGAAGGGGTTATGGGGCTCTATGATGGGTATGGCATAGATATTAACTGCTGCAGCAGTTCCTACATTTCTAAACTCCTTAAACTGCCGGTAATATTAGTGATAGATGCTAAAGCCATGGCAGCCTCTGGCGCAGCTATGGTATTAGGCTATAAGATGCTGGACCCAGGGGTTAATCTAAAAGGGGTAATAGCTAATAATGTTAAGACACCCTCACATTTTAAGCTCGTTAAGGATGCGGTTGAGAAATATACAGGAGTAGAGGTACTTGGCTATTTTCCGCCTAATCCTGATTTTGCATTACCATCAAGGCATTTAGGACTTGTACCTAGTCAGGAGATGGAAGAACTTGAAGAGAAGCTTACACATTTAGGAGAAGAAATTACGAAATACATTGATATAGACCGTATGCTGGAGCTTTGTGAAAGCGAAGATGTTACCACGCATTTTAAACCAACACTTCCAAGAATAAAAGGTAAAGTCCTGGCTTTAGCTTATGATAAGGCATTTAATTTCTACTATGAAGATAATTTGGAACTTTTAGAAGAGATAGGCCTCAGTATTAAAAAGTTTAGTCCACTAGAAGATAATGAGCTGCCAGTGTGTGATTATATCTATATAGGAGGGGGCTTCCCAGAAGTTTTTGCAAAAAAATTGGAGCAGAATAAAAGTATGAGAAGTGCACTCAAAGAGGCGCATCATAGGGGTATTCCTATTTACGCAGAATGCGGAGGACTTATGTACCTTGGAGAAAGACTTAAGACTTTAGAAGGTGAACTTTTTGAAATGGTAGGGATATTTAAAGGGCAGAGTATTATGACCAAGGGACTTAAAAGGTTTGGCTATTGTGAAGGAGAAGCTCAGCTTGACACCATTCTCTCTAAGGTGGGCACAAAGATAAAAGGACATGAGTTTCATCATTCTGAGTTTCAAACAGATGAAAAAGAAGTTTATATAATGACTAAAGAAAGGGATGGTAAAATAGTTGCCCAGTGGTCAGGCGGATATAGCAAAGGTAACACGCTTGCCACTTATCTGCATCTTCATTTTTATAGTAATTTGAGTGCATTGAACCATTTTTTAAACGATACAGAAGATTTACAAACAGACAGGAGGAATGGATAG
- a CDS encoding pyridoxal phosphate-dependent aminotransferase, with translation MINLGHGANVDDMAAKYHKDPKDILDFSANINPYTVENLETYILEGLSKSYNYPDIHYTQLKKNIAQYLGCSPAYIIPGNGATEIMYLLMKCIKGPLAIINPTFSEYERSARLNGIKIIDFYLHKQNTFTLDLEVIQKRIDDFESLFICNPNNPTGKVQDIQALLDLLTSYNKQLIVDETFIEFVEDEAKYSLLKLIQDHSNLIIIKAATKFFGLPGVRLGYGITSNQYLLKEMAMYKEPWTINCFAEVLANHIFEAEHYIHTTKSYFKKERERMLAALNESSFFRTYPTDANFILLELKGITAEELKQRLFVRYNLLIRDASNFKGLDKYFIRIAIKTPKNNDLLISKLKDEGLFKL, from the coding sequence TTGATTAACCTAGGACACGGTGCCAATGTGGATGATATGGCAGCTAAATACCATAAAGATCCCAAGGATATCTTAGATTTTAGTGCAAATATTAATCCTTATACAGTAGAAAATTTAGAAACTTATATTTTAGAGGGCTTAAGTAAAAGTTATAACTATCCTGATATTCATTATACACAGTTGAAAAAGAATATTGCACAGTACTTAGGCTGTTCCCCAGCGTATATTATTCCGGGAAATGGCGCTACAGAGATTATGTATCTCCTTATGAAGTGTATCAAAGGGCCACTCGCTATTATTAATCCAACTTTCTCAGAATATGAAAGAAGTGCTAGATTAAACGGAATAAAAATCATAGATTTTTATTTACATAAACAAAACACCTTCACGCTGGACCTTGAAGTCATACAAAAGAGAATAGATGATTTTGAAAGCCTTTTCATCTGTAATCCCAATAACCCAACGGGTAAAGTACAAGATATACAAGCACTCTTAGATCTGCTCACTAGCTATAATAAACAGTTGATAGTGGATGAAACCTTTATAGAATTTGTAGAGGATGAAGCAAAGTATAGTTTGTTAAAGCTTATTCAGGATCATTCAAACCTCATTATTATCAAGGCTGCAACGAAGTTTTTTGGGCTTCCAGGGGTTAGGCTTGGGTATGGCATCACATCCAATCAGTATCTTTTAAAAGAAATGGCTATGTATAAAGAACCATGGACCATTAATTGTTTTGCGGAGGTCTTAGCAAATCATATTTTTGAAGCAGAGCATTATATTCATACGACAAAGTCCTACTTCAAAAAAGAAAGAGAACGGATGTTAGCAGCATTAAATGAGAGCAGCTTTTTTAGAACCTACCCGACAGACGCAAATTTTATACTTCTTGAGCTTAAAGGAATTACAGCAGAGGAACTTAAACAAAGACTTTTTGTACGGTATAACTTACTCATTAGAGATGCTTCTAATTTTAAAGGATTAGATAAATATTTTATAAGAATAGCAATAAAAACACCAAAAAATAATGACTTATTGATTAGCAAATTAAAAGACGAAGGGCTATTTAAGCTATAA
- the cbiB gene encoding adenosylcobinamide-phosphate synthase CbiB, whose product MHLLIIILAYILDLVFGDPYAFPHPVRFIGKLTRLVEKQVRKHMKKGLSLKIGGGILWLVVVGTTYFMVYGIVKVSQGQPLIYITTNTLLIYTTLATKCLKDEAVKIYQTLCTGSLEASRMQLSFIVGRDTTELSEKEIIRATVETVAENTVDGIIAPLLYAFIGGAPLAFAYKAINTLDSMVGYKNEKYKDIGFVSAKMDDVANFIPARITSILMMLASFLLGLDARASIKIAIRDRKNHKSPNCAYPEGSVAGALGVQLGGTNTYFGEVMHKPTIGDARRAIENEDILRTNKLMYGTSLVALVVFSLGYYLISLIV is encoded by the coding sequence ATGCACTTACTCATCATTATTTTGGCGTACATACTGGATTTGGTATTCGGCGATCCCTATGCATTTCCGCATCCTGTAAGATTTATAGGCAAGCTTACAAGGTTAGTAGAAAAACAAGTAAGAAAACATATGAAAAAAGGATTATCCCTAAAAATAGGTGGAGGAATCCTTTGGCTTGTTGTAGTAGGAACCACTTATTTTATGGTGTATGGGATTGTTAAAGTGAGTCAGGGGCAGCCTCTCATATATATTACGACAAACACACTCTTAATCTACACAACGCTTGCTACCAAATGTTTAAAAGATGAGGCAGTAAAAATATATCAGACACTTTGCACTGGAAGTCTAGAGGCATCAAGAATGCAACTGTCCTTTATAGTAGGCCGTGATACTACCGAACTCAGCGAAAAAGAAATTATAAGAGCAACTGTAGAAACAGTAGCAGAAAATACGGTAGATGGCATTATAGCTCCTTTATTATACGCTTTTATTGGAGGGGCACCTTTAGCATTTGCCTATAAGGCGATTAACACACTGGATTCAATGGTAGGTTATAAAAATGAGAAGTATAAAGATATAGGTTTTGTATCAGCTAAAATGGATGACGTAGCGAATTTTATACCTGCAAGAATAACTTCAATTTTAATGATGCTGGCAAGTTTTCTTTTAGGATTAGATGCCAGGGCCTCTATTAAAATAGCCATAAGAGACAGGAAAAATCATAAAAGCCCTAACTGTGCCTACCCAGAAGGCTCAGTAGCAGGGGCACTCGGGGTGCAGCTCGGAGGCACCAATACTTACTTTGGAGAAGTGATGCATAAACCGACTATAGGAGACGCCCGAAGAGCCATAGAAAATGAGGATATTCTTAGGACTAATAAGTTGATGTATGGGACATCACTGGTTGCACTCGTAGTGTTTTCATTAGGCTATTACTTGATTAGTCTGATCGTTTAA